The nucleotide sequence cttgggacaacttggcaaccaaagaatttttaaaatatacaaaagacattttacaaacaacgtgataaaaattaccaagtagattggtaaattttgaaaaattgaaatttcctagatatatattttagtaaaattaatcaaacatatattatattttaatgtaatagacattaatattttttattatggtagatagatattaatcagaatagctcgcataaaatttttggtgGTACATAttgtcccacaactaccatgatttcagggtaaattttaagagaaaattctctccgtggaGAAACGTTTATTCctgttttattattcttcCTCGTTGAAATCGACTACTACGAGGTAATGTATAATACAcggaatataatatatagtataatatatgtataatacaaataCGACCGAAAAGGGAATTTACCTTTGACCTTTTTATTCCATTGTAGACAACCCTTGGAAGTCGTTTTGAAAGAGAGGTCAATGTTGTTGCTATTCCACGAATACAGTCGGCGACTCCGTATGACTGAAGACACCATACAGAAAGCTAAAGCAGGACTTAAAAAGGAAGATGTTGCTTTATTGCCCTTTTTCATTCTTCTCTTCGATTTTTTCATTCTTCTGCTCTCTTTTTCATAATGCGACTTCGATTTAAGCTCAGGCCGGAGGCTATGGTTTTGTCGCTTTTATcgagaaaacttttttctgtGACGCTATCAGTGAAGTGCCGATCTGTTTATTTTTAGTGCGACATTAAGGTGATATCAGGTGATAAGGAAAATGGGGCACGAACGCAGTTTTCTTTTCGCGGTTTTCCGACGcgatgtagatttttttcttgatgtACGTGGAGTCATCGAACTCATCTTGGCACTCGACAACTTGCGATAGGATTCGTGGAACTGGCGCGGATTtttaggaaaagaaaaatttgcaagcgttgtaaagaaaaatgcaTGGTTACTGGAGTGtaacgttttaattataagaaaagcTGAAAGAGAGATAGATTTAAAGTGGAGATTctcaaaatttctaaataacgtatttttggggggagagggaaagatcatacataattattgtaatgcTTTTTGATATAGATCTGACCAGAATTTCTGCAAATTTAATGGATTAAGTGGTAATGATAAATCAAAGCCAGAAATTTGGCGAAGCATTTTAATGTCTTTCTGCAATGCAGAATTCCATAATGCACCAAATTTGAAGCTGCAACAATCCATAACTTTAAaacatattcatatttttacgttgagaaaaaataatatactttatttttattcgtaaatttaaacattaactGCAGCAAATATcgaattcttttattactttgtGCTTTACATGgaattagaattattagaaCCAGATTTGACGTGATACAATTAGCGCGTAATCTTTTCTTTAGCGCTATCATGCTTTTCAAGTGCAAATCAggaaagaatttaattgaatttaaaaaaaaacacgctTATTtcataacattaataattcctAACGGCGACGCAGATGATTAAAGCGGCTCCACCGAGAGATACGTGTCCACTATGCACGCGATACCGAGATGTGGCAAGCACGCATTTGCTCTTTCGCATATTACACCATTTCGCGTTACGACGAGACATTTAATTCGCGTGACATGACAAAGGTGCGAAGAGGTCTCATCATGACGTAACTTTTAGCAGCCGTGTATTGACACGACGCGGTCCGCAAACTTAACTTATTAACGGAGACGCGTTACACGCAATTTCGTGATCCCGGCGTGTTGTATAATcgcgccgtcgcgtcgccgcgccgcgctgatttcaaatatttgtcCGAACCGCGTCCGGATGTGATACGAGACGCGTTACCGAGACCGCTCGTTATGCACGCGTTGTCAGTGGGTATTGCATCCGCGTCGTATCGCATAAACGACGTTATATACGAACGGCTCGAGCCACGAAACCTCGTCGCTGGCAATTCGCCGGCAACTCCCGGGAAACCGGCCGCAAACATTTGCACTGGGGGGGTTGTTTAACGGTCCCGGCGACAACACAACGAAAACGATATGCCTGCGAAACCAATCCGGTCTTCGCTGCCTTCGAAGTTCGACGTCGCTTAATCGGACGCCGGGGAATCCCACGTGTCACGTTGCCACCGTGCTCCAGAAAATGATCGGATCGATTGTTCTTGCTCTCCTCCTATTCTGTCAATCGATCAACAACGGGAGATGCCTGCGGGCGAACGGCACTCACGACGAAATCTCAGAGGCAGCGCGGCGACACAGGCTGAGACGGAGCCTCACGTTTCCCGATCCGTCGATGCTTCTGGTATGTAATTGGTTGATCGACGAAATTGTCGCTCATGAATTCGACACGCTAATTGTTGATTGCTCACCGAGAATGTCACGTATAATTTAACAGTCACGCATGCAcgaaactttattatattaaaggaagaaaatgatcaaataatattacataatatataatgtacgatattaaaattaatttatattccatGACAGTTTATTGCGACAGATCGGTGCCGTTCCGTTATGCGGATAATTAAAACTACCGTCGAGACCGTGCGTGTCCGAAAATGAATGTACACGGCCGTTTTCACGCACGTCATCCTTCGTCGCGTCCGTCCAATTTTCCGGACAGCGTGTTTCCCACAAACACCACCGCGACCGATTCCTAACATTCCCGGACCTTTCGAACGAACGAACACGAACGGCGCGAAGAAAATCGAGCAGCGAAAATCGTGACGGGCGTATTTTTGGCGTTTTTTTCGGCGACACGGGGGTAATTATTTGCCTCGCGCGCGTTGACATCGACGGAGAATTATTAGACGGTCGTGCTCCGATACTCCGGCGCGATACTACAACGCGCCGATCTTTCGTGGTCCATTCAATTTCTATGACAGCTGACGCCTGACTGGGGGACGGAAGGGTCCGCGCGGACATGGGATCGCACATATGTACAGGATGTTGCCGGTACGTCGGCCCTCGCGGACGCGGCACACATGCCGGCGCGCGTATGAATTTCGATAAAACCGCGAGAATTTCCACGGAGGACCGTACCTCGGCGTGACGCCGCGTCTGGAAAGGACAGTTTAACGAGATTCAGCCCGGGCTTCGTACATCGGATCTGTGCggaaaacgttttttttttttccttatacaCGTCATGTCGCCGAGGCCGTTGGGCGAACGAAATCGATACATTCCACGAGCCGGTGATAGACTACTAGGTTGGTCCCGCGGTATGCGAGCGGGGGTGCGAGGCGACGTTCATTACTTGCACTAATTGAAGGCACGGTCGGATCGACGACTTAAGTCGGAAAATAGAATTTGGTGAATATTACATTCCAGATTTCGATGCGGCGAGCATATATTCTTGCGCATTATCATTGAAAACGAAAAGAATGCTACGTTTGTCCGGGATTAACTAGTTTCTACCGTAGTCCTGGCAAATAGTTTTTGTACTTctaatgtgtgtgtataatattttaaatctattatttcgTTTAAAATAGAAGGACGTGCCacaacttattgttagaaccACGACAAGTTTGCATCTGTTACTGATATggcggagagaaagaaagaaaataaacgcgataattttctcaaagcttgaattaaatatttcgaacGCGAAGGGAGAAGCCTTCGTCGGCGCGAGACACCCACGCCGGAATTACGCTCGTACGATACGCTCGCAATCAATTATTCGCGCATAATGTCGAGTCCGGGCGCGCATTGTTTGCCCCGGGGGAGAGGCGTGGGAGAAAGAATTATTGCGTGTCGGCTCCTTTTTTCTTCGGCGTGCATTTTCCACCTCCTTCCACCTACCCCTTCCGGGCGAGGCCGTAGTACCCAGGTACCTCGGCGGCGGAACGATTCTACGCGGAAATTTGCGGTTTTATCGGAAATTCATACGAGGGGCGGTCCGCGCGAGCCCGGGCGCGGAAATTGGACGAACTTCGTACGATCCACGGAATTTGGAATCCACGACGTGCCGCCGCGGTCGTCGCGATTCATCCTCATCATGTGTACGCAATGCCGTGCATCGCTGTACACCGCTGGCGAGAATAATTAAACGCGCGCGACGCTCGTATCATTTTCTTGATGCGGCGGGATTGGCGATAATCAGCATATTGAACGCGTCGCGATAATTGTCATTATCTAATAGAGTTATAATTTGGGACAAAACTTGTAATCGAGAAGCACAAAagcgtaaataaaaaattatccctttagatatatttatatagctaataagaaagaaacaaaattccgaaatagatcttttttaaaattcttaaatggATTTGATTTGACGATAACGCGATAACAACGTGAAACATCGCGATGCGGGGGATACAGCGATGTGGAAATAATTTCCCGTTCTGGTGAAagcattattatattctcaGCTTCAATGCCACTTTCTGCTTTCGCAGCTGATCTTGGGGCTCGGTACTCCGTTGCAGCTGGATCGCGAGAGCGTAATTGTGGGCGTGTTTGCGAAAATGCAGTACACCATGCCGACCAACGCCACGGATTTCACGGAGCCGGGAGTGTATTACACGAGAGCCAGCAAAAGCAGGTGGAGCTTTTACAGGATGTTCGAAAAGGTGGCGGCCTTGTACGGCTTTGGTGGCAAAGAGTGTTTACTCAAGGCCATTTGCGAAGTCGCTTACGTCCCATTCGACGTGCATCACGGTTTGCTGGGACAATTGGTGCAGACGTTCCTTAGGTAAATGAATTACCTGGCCATTTGGGAAAATTGACACACTTGAATATCGCGTATAGCGTGCGCGAAACGCAAgtcttttttttcagataagtaaaaagaaattaatatgataatgaaaattatgtaCAGAAGGCGTCATTAATGCCTTCCTAGCTGTGTTCTTGGGATTTCTATAGTGCACGTTACATGTACTATGCTTCAGATGGAAGGCATTAATGACGCCTACTATACAGGtacaaagaagaaaataaatcgagatattgtaattaaatagaGACGTCTCTCTCCTTGAATTTTACGTgctttaaaattgtattgatgttaactttttttctaatcgATAAATGGTTTTATCGAACTTCAATAACACGATATTAACTGATCGTTTCGGTCTGAATTTTCACTGAGATTACACCGACTCGTTCGAAGATACGCCACTAAAGTTGTCCGATGTGTTAATATTACGATGtatcctatatatatttcctcgGCGACCTCCACTATGTGAAAGAATGTCTCTATTATCGATAATCGTTGGAAGCCAGGCTTCGCCGGTgagaaaaatcaattaaccGCGCCGCAATAAAACGTCGGCCACGCGTAACGTCAATTACACGCAAACATAATGTCACTGTGgagacacgcgcgcgcgatgacggtatttaataaacatcGCATCGAGCACACGCCGAGATTTTTCGATAAACCGCGTATGCGTATCCGCGGCTCGCCGATATTTTCGTTTTGTTCCGTTCGGCAGCCGTTTCCCGAGTAACGCCGGTACCGAACACGGCCGTTTCTCACAGCGCGGCAGGCACACACGTATACGTTACGCTCGTGTATGCGAAAATACTATGGGATTCCAGGCCCTCCAGCACCCGGGAAGAGTACGACGAGTACGGGGATCGGGAATATCGGGCGGCTGAACGGCTGGGCGAGCAGGCGGAGGGCGCAGGCTGCCACGCCCTTTATCCGGAATGCCGCAGAAGTGTGCTCGACGTGTTTTCCACGTTGACCACGTGACGAGACCGGATGGAAATCTCGACACGGTGCGGCCGGAGCTGCGTCGGAGCGGAGGTACGGACGAAACCCGGGAGATCGCTGATGGAAATATCGGAGATCGCCGAACGACGTCGTTGAGACGCCAGGATCGAAAGTTCGGAAGCTGGACGCGTTTTGCCGGGAACATGATTTCCGAAGTACACGTATCACACGAAGCATCCCCCTTGAAATTTCCTAGGCGAGGCGATCGTGATTACTTAGAATTGTATGTCCTCTTTTTACATAAACGCAGGTAGCTGCGAGATATTCCACTAACAACAGCTTGCGCCGTTCGGTTTGCACGTACACGGAAAGAGCATGCACTGTATACATTTgtcaattacaaaattaaattccgaCAGTACCGCTTCTCGCCCACGAAAGCGAGAGATTTCTTACGAATAATCCATCTCCGCTCTCGATGTTTCGTCGTTTCGGTGATGTGAGGAGGTCGTGAGAGCGTTTTCCTACGCTTCCCCCGTTTCCCCCATTGgcattcctcttcttccctgATTCGGTGTTTCATCTTCCTAAAAGTGCGCGTAAGAAACACGGGAGTTTCGGCGGGTGGAATGCCGGCATTCGATATTAAAGAATCCTCAGCATTCGCGGAGGATCGGGCCTCCCTCGTGAAGTTTATCGCGGTTTTTCCGTTACTTCGGCGCATTCCCGTATAATCAGCCGAAAGAAAAGTCGAAAGTTTTCACGGGCCGACTATCGCGATTTCTTTATGTTCCTTCGGAGCTGCGAGGTAAGATTATTTACTTTGCCCGgcgtttttttctcttaattgtACGGAAACTGAATCCTCGAGTGAAAGAGATGGAAGAAAGAATAGCGATCgaaagttttttaaatgtataatcgcatcagaaaatattgaagCTTACGAAAGCGCGTGTCTGTCTTTTTATGTGTCTTTTTATATCTCATAAGTCAATTTACGTGATGAGCTATTTGGTTACATGCactattaatatatgttatatatttgcacgcacacacatacatatgcaaTTCCCTTAATAATGCGTATTGCAACCGCATTCGCATCTATATGTGGTGTATGCGGTTGCCAgttaattattagataatagACGTACCATAGTTAATTATGAATAGATATTAGTTTGGCCAGGGCAAGCAAATTTAGCTCTTTCCGAACAACGTAAGTGTTCGAAACACGTTGACTCTCGGATTACGGAGTATCCTAAAGGATGCCCTCCGTACCTTCAGATTAATCTGAAGAGAACAAGgatgtaagtaaaaaaaaacttaattacTCCGAAgcttttaaatcttaaaaatgtgcaatttagtattacaatataatgattatttttttaatgtatattgtaagaaaattaataagattctTCGCCCtcgtattttttacatataaacaatatttccTGAGCTATTCTTTGCGCATCTCGTGtccagaaagaaagaagaaacaaattttctttgcTCGTCATTTATGTTACCAGATGTGCCCTTTTCATTGTGTTACCGAAAACACAGCTTTAATCACGATGGATTTGTAGCGCGACCTCCTATTTATATTTCAGGTGACATCGTCGCAATAAACCTCGAGACTTTCTTTACGTTAACCGTTAACGTCCTCCCAGGTGGTCCGGGATATTGCAATCAAGGGACCGGGGTCCCGGGTTTGCGCAGCACACTGGAAAAGCGCTTTAACATTTTACAGCGCGAAACGATTTCTTCCccataacattttattatgtcgCACCGGCCCGCTCGCGCCCGCCCGCTCGCCACATTGTGAGATGCTCATTTCCTTGGAGCTTCGTAAACACACGTTTTTACGCGCCGTTTTGCGCAGGAACGCTAAACGAGCGCGTTTTTATCGTATTTTCACAAACCGCGAATTTGTTTCGCGGCTTGCATAGCCGCTCACTTCTATGTTTACTCCGAAATTCTCTCGAGTTTGCGCGGTGTCCACAGCCGGAAAAGCTAAATTTGATGAGAAAAGTTTGTTTTCTTAGGAGGCGGAGGGTATGCGCGGAGAGTTTTTGACTAATGGTCGGCGATGCATCTCTGCTCGCTCGCTTGATAATATATGCATGtgttttaatagaaattaaaatttaatatcttttgtcAACAAAAAGTCAACAAAAAAGCTAGGCAGTATTAATTACACACTGCAATAAATTTGCAATCAGAACCGTCATAATCAAATacattctaaaatttaaactgTAAGTTACGGGCAATCAACAGCgattcatataattattattgaataatttattgtgtattaataataatttcacacTCTGAcgtatttgatataattagtCGTCGATTAGTTAGGAATtgtaaatagtaataagtaaCGAACTGATCGTACAATTAGTTTTCTAAAGAAATTCTATGcgtgcgagagaaagagagaaagagggaggggtatttttactttctctATTGACAGGGGAACGACGCTATGAATTTATACCTTCTTTTTGAATTGTCGGTACATTTAGCTTCCCCTCGTCGAATTTTTGGCGTCTTTACGAGGTACCGCGACATTTTCGTGCTTCTTATTCGACAATGGTATGCATGTGTCTGGAGCGGTCGTAGTGAATAGAAACGATTTACTGCCGCGATATCCGCTGTCTGACGCCAATATtgccccctccctctcccgcAGGAAGTATTACCTGACATTGGGTGGAGATTGCAAGTTGGCTTGTCGGCAAAAGTATTTGCATGGATATGATGGTATCATTCGATTCGCCTGACTGACAGCTGGAGATACTCGTTGGTATACGGGCAGAGTGTAGACGGGCGAATTGCCATCATCGCTTGTAACTGCACATGTCGACGCTTGTTGAACGAAAGCCAAGGGCCCGTTAAAACAACCaggtttatttaaattagactTGTGACATGGCAATATCACAGTCCATTTAGGTATTCTGTCTCAACATTCatttctgctttaacaaacctaacatttttaagaacttacctgttttaatattaatattataaatcgcGACGTTCGCTCGAGTAGCCTTAATAAAGCAAACCACTGCAGTGACTTATTCCAAACCGTTTCGCCCTCCTTTACTCAACTTTGCTTTTAAGCTTATAGCTATCAAACCTAGCTACCAAGCATTAGATCGGccatataaattaatcgtcGCGCACCCAATGCTGTTCTATCCTCAGCGTCCTCTTCACCGTTTTATCCTTCGAATATTCTCTACCGATGTCGGGAATCTatatcgagagaaagagagaaagagagaaaaagaggaagagctGAAACTTCAAGTCTTCTTCGCTTCGGCTATCGTCCGGACCATTTGCAGGCGACCTCGCAACCTTTCGCGAAGAATCAATTTCAGACGTGAGAGGGAGAAAAGAGGGAGATAAGCCGTGACATCTCTTACGCTCACGTAGCTGCGCGAACATAAATGTTAATATGCAATAATGTGAAATAATGTTACGTGGCGTATATTTCGTTTGTATTGGTTATGAAAACTGGCGATCTGTTTCCGTCGTACATGCGGAGCAAATTGACATTTACTTGCCGGAATTGAAATTGCATTTTCAACAGCGGGAAGCGGAGGTGAAGAGCTAACTGGCACCACGTTACACCGTGACGGTTGTCAACGGTGAACGTCGGCGGAGACTGCAATGTTTGTTCATCGTGGGACGGCGTGATATCTTATTTACCACGAAACGTTATTTGTCGAAACGAAATGTCATCCACTTAAAGACTTCCGCATCGAGAGTGCCTTTGCTGAGG is from Temnothorax longispinosus isolate EJ_2023e chromosome 10, Tlon_JGU_v1, whole genome shotgun sequence and encodes:
- the LOC139821215 gene encoding uncharacterized protein, translating into MIGSIVLALLLFCQSINNGRCLRANGTHDEISEAARRHRLRRSLTFPDPSMLLLILGLGTPLQLDRESVIVGVFAKMQYTMPTNATDFTEPGVYYTRASKSRWSFYRMFEKVAALYGFGGKECLLKAICEVAYVPFDVHHGLLGQLVQTFLRPSSTREEYDEYGDREYRAAERLGEQAEGAGCHALYPECRRSVLDVFSTLTT